One genomic region from Limibacillus halophilus encodes:
- a CDS encoding DUF1348 family protein, translating into MVRPPFPPFNIDSAKAKVRAAEDAWNGRDPASVARAYTPDTRWRNRNEFLTGRAEVEGFLTRKWQAEREYRLIKELWSFDDSRIAVRFAYEAIGKDGKWFRAYGNENWEFARNGLMAVRHASINDLQISEDERLFHWPLGPRPIDHPGLSDLGL; encoded by the coding sequence ATGGTCCGACCACCCTTCCCCCCCTTCAATATAGACTCCGCGAAAGCCAAGGTACGTGCCGCAGAGGACGCTTGGAATGGCCGTGATCCGGCTAGCGTTGCGCGTGCTTACACACCGGACACGCGTTGGCGAAACCGCAATGAATTCCTGACCGGACGAGCCGAAGTCGAAGGTTTCTTGACCAGAAAATGGCAAGCCGAGCGAGAGTACAGATTAATCAAGGAACTCTGGAGCTTCGACGACTCACGGATCGCTGTCCGCTTCGCCTATGAGGCAATAGGTAAAGACGGAAAATGGTTCCGGGCCTACGGAAACGAGAACTGGGAGTTCGCGCGCAATGGGCTAATGGCCGTTCGTCACGCCTCGATCAACGACTTACAGATTTCCGAAGACGAGCGCCTCTTCCACTGGCCCCTCGGTCCACGGCCCATCGACCATCCGGGCCTCTCCGACCTAGGCCTTTGA